Below is a window of Shewanella khirikhana DNA.
GCTGAAAATCTGTCTGGCGCAGCCGCTGCCCAAGGTGGATGAGGCCGATAACTTTTTCCATCTTGGCGGCGCTTATTTTAAAGAAGGCGACGCGCCGGAGCAGTTGCTGGATGAGGCCGATATGGCGCTCAGAGCGGCGCAGCTACAGGGTACCAGTGGCTGGTTTATGTACGACAAAGGCGCTGTAGATCAGGAGTTTGCCAAGGGCTCGGTGCGCTGGCGCGCGTTTCTGGAAAACGCGCTTGTGCATCGCCAGTTTGTGGCCTTTGCCCAGCCGGTTTCCGAAGGTGATGGCACCCGTCATCATTATGAAATCTTTACCAGGGTAAAAGATCCCATGGGCAGTCTGGTGAGAGCGACCCTGTTTATTCCCATGGCGGTGAAATGCGGTTTGATGCCGCAAATCGAGCGTCAGGTGGTCGAGCGCACCCTGTTTGAACTGATGGCCGACCCCGCCGCGCAAAACCGCCACTTCAGCATTAACCTGAGTCTGGACTCCCTCACCAGTCGTGCGTTTGTGCGCTGGCTGCAAACCACCCTGCTGGAATATCGCCATCTGGCTTCACGGTTGGTGTTTGAAGTGACCGAAGATGTGGTGATTAAGCATAGGGAAAAGCTCGAGCCGCGGCTCAATATGCTGCGCAAAATGGGCGCCAGGATCTGTGTTGATCATGTGGGTCAGCAGGTAGTGAGCACCCAGTACATCAAGGAACTGGGGTTCAATTTCATCAAACTGCATCGCTCTGTGGTGCGTCAAATCGATTTAAGGCCAGAAAATCAGCTGTTTGTCCGCAGCTTGATAGGCAGTCTCTACCGCACCGAGGTACGGGTATTTGCCGAAGGGGTTGGGTCGTTCGAAGAGTGGCAAACCCTGCAAATTTTGGGTGTAAGTGCTGGTCAAGGCAGTTATTTTGGCGATCCACAGCAGACTTGAGCCGCAAAAGTTACCAAAGACCTTGTGAAACACTGACTTGCGGCCTATCTTATGCTGTGTATTCACTGCATAATAACTATTAAAAATAAATAATTAGTTTAATAACGCCGCGCCCTTTTCCTGATTGGCTTTTTTCACCGGTGGCGGCACACGGCAACCCGCATAATCAACTGGACATGAGTGCAATGGGCCGATTCTCTTTTTTCAAAAAACAATCTGCGCTGCGAGACGTGGGGCTATATCTTGCAGCCAACCAATGTTGGGTGATTGCCGCCGACGATCCCGATGCCCCGGCGCTGGAGATCCCGCTCGATGGCGACAACTGGCAAGGTTTATTGGCCGCCATTGTCAGCCATTTCGGTCCTGTCCGGCTGGCGGTTATACTGGGCGCGGGTCGTTACCAACTGCTGCTTACCGACAAGCCCAATGTGCCCGAATCCGATATGGCCGACGCCATCAAATGGTCCATCAAGGACATGGTTTCCGAGCCAGTGACGTCTTTGCAGGTCGATTACTTCGAACCGCCCCAATCCGGCAGCAACAAAATTACCGTCGTCAGTGTGACCAGAGGTGCGCTGGTGAATTTCGTTCGTGCTGTGGATGAGGCCAAGTGCGAAGTGGCAGGTATTGGTATCGAAGAGCTGGTCACAGCACGGCTGTTTACCGCCGAAACCCAGGCGCGGATGGTGGTCAGCCACGTGCCCGGTAACGAGCTGCTGCTCACTGTCATCAAGGGCGGCGAGCTCTGGATGCAGCGGCGGGTGCGGGGCTTCAGTGAACTCAATCAGATTGCCGAGCAGGATCTTGCCTTTGGCGCTGCCGACAATCTCAGCCTTGAGCTGCAACGTTCCATGGATTACTTCGAAAGCCAGCTGCGTCAGCCGCCGGTGGCCAGTATCGAGATGCTGACCGAAGGCGCCTGTGCGGCCCTTGCTCGCTTGGTTGGAGGTAACTTCAATCAGCCGGTGTCGGCCATTTCAACGCTGCCCGTGGGCCACACCTTCGCCCGGCTCGCCTGTGATGAATTTCTGGGGGCGCGCTCATGAGCAAAACCCATATTAACCTCTACGACGAAACTCTGCTGCCACCCAGGCAGCGGCTCAGTTTTGAGCGGCTGAAATTGGCGGTGTCGCTGCTGCTGGCTGTGATGGTCGTGGCCTTTGGCGCCCTGTATTGGCAACTGCAATCCGAGCGCAGCCACTTGGCACAGGCGCGGCAGACTGAGCAGCAACTTAATTCTGAAAAACAGCAGCTTGAGCAGCGAATTGCCAATCACAAGCCCGACGATGCCCTGGTGGCTGAAGTGACTGAGTTGCAGGATGCGCTCGAGCTTAAGCGTTTGTTGCTGGGCGAAATTGGCAAACAGCAGCGCTTTACCAGCGAGGGTTATGCGGCCCTGCTAACGGATCTGGCCCGCAGCGCCGATGGCAGTGTTTGGCTGGGACGGATTGTGGTGGATCAGGGCGACCTCAGGTTTGAAGGCTTTGCCAAAGACCCCAAAAGTGTCCCCCTGTGGGTTGAACGTTTGAAAGAAACCAGCACCTTGCAGGGCAAGCAGTTTGCCACCATGACTATGGCGCGTGAGCCGGACGAGCCCCTTGGCTTTGTGCTCACCAGCGGTGCGCTCAAGGAGGTGAAGCCATGAGCCGATTGGACGCCCTTGGCGAGCGCTATCAGGCGCTCACCTCCCGCGAGCGCGGCATTATCTTCTGGTCCAGCCTGCTTGGGCTGTTGTTGCTGCTGTCGATGCCGATTGAAAGCCTGTGGAAGGAGCATCAACAAACCCGCCAGCGGCTGGACGACGTAAACCGCAATAACCGGCTGGCCGGGCAGCAAATCAGTCTGTATCAGGAGCGGCTGGCACAGGATCCGAACCGGGATCATCTGCAGCGCAAAACCCTGCTGCTGACCGAACACGCCAAGCTGGATAAAGCGCTGGATGATGAAATGGTCGACATGGTGCCTGCCCGCCGTATGCCAGAGGTGCTGTCGAAAATGCTCAATGGCGCCAGCGGCCTTAAGCTCACCGCCTTTGAATCCATTGCCCCTGTGCCTTTGCTGGAAGTGGGCGAAACCAAAAAGCTGAATCTTTTCTCCCACGGCATTGCGCTGACCCTCGAAGGGGATTTTTTTGCGGTGCTTAAGTTTGTGCAGGCGGTGGAGAACATGGAGCACAAGCTTTATTGGAAGCGGCTTGATTATCGGGTGGGGGCTTATCCCAAGGCCGAAGTGCAGCTGGTGCTGCATACCTTAAGCATTAACGAGGACTTTATCCGTGTGGCGAATCATTAGTTTGCTGTGCCTGTTGCCAGGCCTTGCGCTGGGCGCCGAAGGGCTTAAAGATCCCACCATGCCTGGGAATTTCCGTGGGCAATCGACGGCCGCCGCCTCCGGTGGCAGTCAGCTGAAAAGCATTATCACCTCCGCCAGCGGCAACTACGCCGTGGTGGGTGACCGGGTGCTTTCCGTTGGAGACAGCATTGGCAGTGCGCGCATTGTGGCTATCGGCAGTGATTCCATCAAACTGTCGGATGGCAAAACACTCAAGCTGTTTCAGGCAATTACAGAGAGATAATCGACATGGCTAACCTTGGTATCAAATACCTTACTCCCGTGCTGACACTGTGCCTGATGGCCTGCCAGACCACCGACAGACCTGTGCCGGTGGAATCCAAGGCGGCGCTGAATGAAGTGGTGGCTGCCAAACCCGAACCTGCCATGCCACCGGCCAAGATGCCTGATTCGGTTTCCCGTGAACTGAGTGGTCAGTCGCAGGTGTTCGCCCCGGCCTTGCCACCTGAGCGCCGCTTTGATGTGGCTGCCAATAACGTCGATGCGCGGGTATTTTTCCCGAGTCTGGTGAAGGGCACCCCGTTCAGCATGGCGGTGCACCCCGATGTGCAGGGGTCTATCTCGTTGTCACTCAAGGGCGTGACCCTGAGTGAAGCCCTGCAGGTGGTGGAAGATCTCTACGGCTATGAAGTCAGTCACGAAGGCAAGGTGCTCAGGGTATTCCCCTCAGGT
It encodes the following:
- a CDS encoding MSHA biogenesis protein MshI, yielding MGRFSFFKKQSALRDVGLYLAANQCWVIAADDPDAPALEIPLDGDNWQGLLAAIVSHFGPVRLAVILGAGRYQLLLTDKPNVPESDMADAIKWSIKDMVSEPVTSLQVDYFEPPQSGSNKITVVSVTRGALVNFVRAVDEAKCEVAGIGIEELVTARLFTAETQARMVVSHVPGNELLLTVIKGGELWMQRRVRGFSELNQIAEQDLAFGAADNLSLELQRSMDYFESQLRQPPVASIEMLTEGACAALARLVGGNFNQPVSAISTLPVGHTFARLACDEFLGARS
- a CDS encoding PilN domain-containing protein, which encodes MSKTHINLYDETLLPPRQRLSFERLKLAVSLLLAVMVVAFGALYWQLQSERSHLAQARQTEQQLNSEKQQLEQRIANHKPDDALVAEVTELQDALELKRLLLGEIGKQQRFTSEGYAALLTDLARSADGSVWLGRIVVDQGDLRFEGFAKDPKSVPLWVERLKETSTLQGKQFATMTMAREPDEPLGFVLTSGALKEVKP
- a CDS encoding MSHA biogenesis protein MshJ, with the translated sequence MSRLDALGERYQALTSRERGIIFWSSLLGLLLLLSMPIESLWKEHQQTRQRLDDVNRNNRLAGQQISLYQERLAQDPNRDHLQRKTLLLTEHAKLDKALDDEMVDMVPARRMPEVLSKMLNGASGLKLTAFESIAPVPLLEVGETKKLNLFSHGIALTLEGDFFAVLKFVQAVENMEHKLYWKRLDYRVGAYPKAEVQLVLHTLSINEDFIRVANH
- a CDS encoding MSHA biogenesis protein MshK — translated: MWRIISLLCLLPGLALGAEGLKDPTMPGNFRGQSTAAASGGSQLKSIITSASGNYAVVGDRVLSVGDSIGSARIVAIGSDSIKLSDGKTLKLFQAITER